A single region of the Salicibibacter cibi genome encodes:
- a CDS encoding long-chain fatty acid--CoA ligase — translation MNMKHYPSWPERLPKTLTVPGTTVYDNLLVSAKRYPDKVAVHYYGASYTYTDLFLEVEGLAGFLEHSFSVRKGDHVMLYMQNAPQYVISMFAILRLGAVVVPINPMNKEAELEFCIKDCGIKAGIVGQEIYENVQGLKASTTLESILVATYSDYLPDQQLFTNLPDEVIAPAKKHAEVTWSDALAKNQIPSEYLGNQKDVAFLPYTSGTTGMPKGCVHTHYSYQANTFSAAHWSSVANSTVHLAALPFFHVTGVIHSLIMPLTIGASIVVMTRWNREHAAEMIERYECTNWVNISTMVVDFLANPRIQDYDISSLTSISGGGAALPEAVGEQMHEWLGLQYVEGYGLTETISQTHFNPPDAPKLQCLGIPAFDVDSRVIDPVTLQELEVGEVGEIIVNGPQVFEGYYNRPEETAESFIEIDGKNFFRTGDMGRIDEDGYFFMVDRIKRMINAAGYNVWPSEVESYLFKHSDIQQACVVGVPDPVRGESVKAFVVLHPESEGNVTEEEIIAWAKEQMAAYKYPRSVEFRTSLPTTASGKILWRQLQDEEKERSKS, via the coding sequence ATGAACATGAAACATTATCCGTCATGGCCGGAACGTTTGCCGAAAACGTTGACAGTGCCGGGGACGACCGTCTATGACAACTTGTTAGTGAGTGCGAAGAGATACCCGGACAAAGTTGCCGTTCACTATTATGGGGCTTCGTATACGTATACCGATTTATTTTTAGAAGTGGAAGGGCTTGCCGGTTTCTTGGAACATTCGTTTAGCGTCAGGAAAGGCGATCACGTCATGCTCTATATGCAAAATGCACCTCAATATGTCATTTCAATGTTTGCCATTTTGCGATTAGGGGCAGTTGTGGTTCCGATAAACCCGATGAACAAAGAGGCTGAATTGGAGTTTTGCATCAAGGATTGCGGTATAAAGGCGGGGATCGTCGGACAAGAAATCTATGAAAACGTGCAAGGGTTAAAGGCGTCAACGACACTCGAATCTATTCTTGTTGCCACTTATTCCGATTATTTGCCGGATCAGCAGCTATTTACGAATCTGCCTGATGAAGTTATTGCTCCTGCGAAAAAACATGCTGAAGTGACATGGAGCGATGCGCTCGCCAAGAATCAAATCCCAAGTGAATATCTAGGGAATCAAAAAGATGTGGCTTTTTTGCCCTACACATCAGGGACAACGGGGATGCCAAAAGGGTGTGTCCATACCCATTATTCCTATCAAGCCAATACGTTTAGCGCTGCTCATTGGAGCAGTGTCGCCAATAGCACTGTCCATTTGGCTGCATTGCCATTCTTCCATGTTACCGGTGTGATCCATAGTCTCATTATGCCGTTAACGATCGGCGCTTCCATTGTGGTCATGACGAGGTGGAACCGGGAACATGCGGCAGAAATGATTGAACGTTATGAATGTACCAATTGGGTGAATATCAGCACGATGGTCGTTGATTTTCTTGCAAACCCGCGTATTCAAGATTATGATATTTCTTCTTTGACATCGATTTCAGGTGGTGGGGCGGCACTTCCGGAAGCGGTTGGAGAGCAAATGCATGAATGGCTGGGATTGCAATACGTTGAGGGCTACGGATTGACCGAAACGATTTCCCAGACACATTTTAACCCACCGGACGCGCCAAAATTGCAATGTTTAGGCATCCCAGCTTTTGACGTTGATTCCCGGGTGATTGATCCTGTCACATTACAAGAGCTCGAGGTCGGAGAAGTGGGGGAAATTATCGTCAACGGGCCGCAGGTGTTTGAAGGCTATTATAATCGTCCGGAAGAGACAGCCGAGTCTTTTATTGAGATAGACGGCAAAAACTTTTTCCGGACAGGGGATATGGGCCGAATCGATGAAGATGGGTACTTTTTTATGGTCGACCGGATTAAGCGAATGATTAACGCGGCCGGCTATAACGTCTGGCCGTCGGAAGTTGAATCATACCTTTTCAAACATTCTGATATTCAACAAGCATGTGTGGTCGGGGTACCGGATCCCGTACGAGGCGAGAGCGTGAAAGCGTTTGTCGTTCTGCATCCCGAATCTGAAGGAAACGTCACCGAAGAAGAGATAATCGCTTGGGCTAAAGAACAAATGGCTGCTTACAAGTACCCGCGGTCGGTTGAATTTCGCACATCGCTACCCACCACGGCCAGTGGCAAAATCTTATGGCGTCAGCTTCAAGACGAAGAAAAAGAAAGGAGCAAATCATGA
- a CDS encoding long-chain-fatty-acid--CoA ligase, whose amino-acid sequence MNTKHYPSWPERLPKTLTVPGTTVYDNLLVSAKRYPDKVAVHYYGASYTYTDLFLEVEGLAGYLEHGFNVRKGDRVMLYMQNAPQYIISLFAILRVGAVVVPINPMNKAAELAFCIKDCGIKVGIVGQEIYENVQGLKATTTLESILVAAYSDYLPDREVFSDLPDAVSAPAKNHSEVTWNDALANNYIPSEYAGKQEDVAFLPYTSGTTGMPKGCVHTHYSYQANIFGGIHQGNATNSTVHLAALPFFHVTGVMACLLAPLTIGASIVILTRWNRQHALEMIDRYKCTNWVNISTMLVDFLANPHIHDYDISSLKAISGGGAALPAAVGKRLHEWLGLQYFEGYGLTETIAQTHFNPPQAPKLQCLGIPTFDVDSRVIDPVTLQELGIGEVGEIITNGPQVFQGYYNRPQETAEAFVEIDGKNFFRTGDMGRIDEDGYFFMVDRIKRMINAAGYNVWPSEVESYLFNHPDIQQACVIGVPDPVRGENVKAFVVLHPESEGNVTEEEIIAWAKEQMAAYKYPRLVEFRESLPTTASGKILWRQLQNEEAEKSKSS is encoded by the coding sequence ATGAACACGAAACATTATCCGTCGTGGCCGGAACGGTTGCCGAAAACGTTGACGGTACCGGGGACGACCGTCTATGACAACTTGTTAGTGAGTGCGAAGAGATACCCGGACAAAGTGGCCGTTCACTATTACGGGGCTTCGTATACGTATACCGATTTATTTTTAGAAGTGGAAGGGCTTGCGGGCTATCTGGAACATGGGTTTAACGTCAGAAAAGGCGATCGCGTGATGCTTTACATGCAAAACGCCCCGCAATATATCATCTCGCTCTTTGCTATTTTGCGTGTAGGGGCGGTGGTTGTTCCGATCAATCCGATGAACAAAGCGGCCGAATTGGCGTTTTGCATCAAGGATTGCGGGATCAAGGTGGGGATCGTTGGTCAGGAAATCTATGAAAACGTGCAAGGGTTAAAAGCGACAACGACACTCGAATCTATTCTCGTTGCGGCATACTCTGATTATTTGCCGGATCGGGAGGTATTTTCGGATCTGCCTGACGCCGTCAGTGCGCCCGCGAAAAACCATTCTGAAGTTACTTGGAATGACGCGTTAGCTAACAATTATATCCCAAGTGAATATGCCGGGAAACAAGAAGATGTAGCTTTTTTACCTTACACATCAGGAACAACAGGGATGCCAAAAGGGTGTGTTCATACGCATTATTCCTACCAAGCCAATATATTTGGCGGTATCCATCAGGGCAACGCCACCAATAGCACTGTTCATCTGGCTGCATTGCCGTTTTTCCATGTTACAGGGGTCATGGCTTGTTTGCTGGCGCCCTTAACCATCGGCGCTTCCATTGTCATCTTGACGAGGTGGAACCGGCAACACGCATTGGAAATGATTGATCGTTATAAATGTACCAATTGGGTGAATATCAGCACAATGTTGGTTGATTTCCTTGCGAATCCACATATTCACGACTATGACATCTCTTCTCTGAAAGCGATTTCGGGAGGTGGAGCGGCGCTTCCGGCAGCGGTCGGGAAGCGATTACATGAATGGTTGGGGCTGCAATATTTTGAAGGTTACGGGTTGACCGAAACCATTGCCCAGACGCATTTTAACCCGCCGCAAGCGCCAAAATTGCAATGTTTGGGCATTCCCACTTTTGATGTCGATTCCCGCGTGATTGACCCTGTCACCTTGCAAGAACTCGGGATCGGAGAAGTTGGGGAAATTATCACCAACGGACCGCAAGTGTTTCAGGGATACTATAACCGTCCGCAAGAGACAGCCGAGGCTTTTGTTGAGATCGACGGCAAAAACTTTTTCCGCACAGGGGATATGGGTCGCATCGATGAAGACGGGTACTTCTTTATGGTCGACCGGATTAAGCGAATGATCAACGCGGCCGGCTATAACGTCTGGCCGTCGGAAGTAGAATCGTATCTTTTCAACCACCCGGATATTCAGCAAGCATGTGTGATCGGCGTTCCCGATCCGGTAAGAGGCGAGAATGTGAAAGCATTCGTCGTTCTGCATCCCGAATCTGAAGGGAACGTCACCGAAGAAGAGATAATCGCTTGGGCTAAAGAACAAATGGCCGCTTACAAATACCCGAGATTAGTGGAATTTCGCGAATCGCTGCCGACCACGGCAAGCGGAAAAATCTTGTGGCGCCAGCTGCAAAATGAAGAAGCGGAAAAGAGTAAGTCATCATAG
- a CDS encoding dihydrolipoamide acetyltransferase family protein, producing MIKDFKLPDIGEGLHEAEVVTWFVDKGDAVKENENIAEVQTDKAVVEITSPYAGVIYERGGEEGASIKVGETLISIKTESEGMNDGEDEKDESNKKINSHSPSRRVKAAPTVRKLARQLGVTISEVTPTGRAGKITADDVRLHEKGNEAPNLSESHSEPIKGVRKKIFENMTHSMNEIPQCTGMDEVDVSRLSEFRSLLKNEVQNSTLTYLPFIVKAVALSLKQNPRFNGRVDKENMLFHYQTDIHIGIATATEDGLVVPVLKAADKLSVEEIANSIEDLSTRARAKKLRSDELSGSTFTISNTGRSGGFFATPIINPPEVAILGVHAIKRKPVVKDNEIQIGDVMGMSITFDHRVIDGEHCGQFMSSLEAYLEKPELFILKGG from the coding sequence ATGATTAAAGATTTCAAGCTACCGGATATTGGGGAAGGATTACACGAGGCGGAGGTCGTGACATGGTTTGTGGACAAAGGGGATGCGGTCAAAGAAAATGAAAATATAGCAGAAGTACAAACCGACAAAGCTGTTGTGGAAATCACGTCCCCGTACGCTGGAGTCATTTATGAAAGAGGTGGGGAGGAAGGGGCAAGTATCAAAGTTGGAGAAACGCTAATTTCTATAAAAACGGAAAGCGAGGGAATGAATGATGGAGAGGACGAAAAAGATGAATCCAATAAAAAGATTAACAGTCATTCTCCTTCTCGAAGAGTAAAAGCCGCGCCCACGGTGAGAAAGCTGGCCAGGCAACTCGGGGTTACGATATCTGAGGTCACCCCGACGGGGAGAGCCGGAAAGATAACGGCAGATGATGTGCGTCTTCATGAAAAAGGTAATGAAGCGCCAAATCTTTCTGAATCTCATAGTGAACCGATCAAAGGGGTCAGGAAAAAGATCTTTGAAAATATGACTCATTCCATGAATGAAATTCCTCAATGCACGGGGATGGATGAAGTGGATGTGAGTCGTTTAAGTGAATTTCGAAGTTTACTAAAAAACGAGGTGCAAAATAGCACATTAACCTATTTGCCTTTTATTGTAAAAGCTGTGGCACTTTCATTAAAACAAAACCCAAGATTTAACGGCAGAGTTGATAAAGAAAATATGCTTTTTCATTATCAAACAGATATTCATATCGGAATTGCTACTGCGACGGAAGATGGTTTGGTCGTTCCGGTTCTTAAAGCAGCAGATAAGTTAAGTGTGGAAGAGATTGCGAACAGTATTGAAGACCTGTCCACACGAGCGCGTGCAAAAAAATTAAGATCGGACGAATTATCGGGCAGTACGTTTACCATTTCCAATACAGGGAGAAGCGGAGGCTTTTTCGCAACCCCTATCATTAATCCGCCGGAGGTCGCTATTCTTGGTGTCCATGCCATCAAAAGAAAGCCAGTTGTTAAAGATAATGAGATTCAAATTGGTGATGTAATGGGAATGTCTATAACCTTTGATCATCGTGTGATCGACGGAGAACACTGTGGTCAGTTTATGAGTTCTCTGGAAGCTTATTTGGAAAAACCTGAGTTATTTATCCTAAAAGGGGGGTGA
- a CDS encoding alpha-ketoacid dehydrogenase subunit beta, which yields MTEMNMIEAINFTLKQEMEKDENVLILGEDIGRNGGVFRATDGLVDTFGERRVVDTPLAESAIIGTAVGMAVRGLKPVAEIQFLGFIYESMDQIAAQAARIRFRSAGNYHAPMVIRAPYSGGVKTPELHSDSLEALFMHSAGIKVIMPSTPSDAKGLLSAAIADPDPVLFLEPMKLYRALRENVEEERFTIEIGEANVVMEGSDITLISWGAAMAETKKAVQMLEENGYSIELIDLRTIVPLDEETIIDSVMKTSRCVVVHEAVKSAGVGAEISAIINEKALFYISAPVLRVTGYDSPYPVATVENEWIPSMDRIVREVKHVWELSLD from the coding sequence ATGACTGAGATGAATATGATCGAAGCCATTAATTTCACGCTTAAGCAAGAGATGGAGAAAGATGAAAATGTACTGATTTTAGGTGAAGATATTGGCAGGAACGGCGGTGTTTTCAGGGCAACGGATGGACTTGTCGATACGTTTGGAGAACGGCGAGTGGTGGACACCCCACTGGCGGAATCGGCGATTATTGGCACAGCGGTTGGGATGGCCGTTCGTGGACTTAAACCTGTCGCTGAAATTCAATTTCTGGGGTTTATCTATGAATCGATGGATCAAATTGCTGCACAAGCCGCGCGCATTCGCTTTCGTTCCGCCGGTAATTATCATGCGCCTATGGTCATTCGGGCGCCTTACAGCGGTGGCGTAAAAACACCGGAGCTTCATTCGGACAGCTTAGAGGCTTTATTTATGCATTCGGCAGGCATTAAAGTAATCATGCCTTCTACGCCAAGCGATGCCAAAGGATTATTAAGCGCGGCGATCGCGGATCCTGATCCGGTTCTTTTTCTTGAACCAATGAAGCTGTACCGTGCCTTACGCGAAAATGTAGAAGAGGAACGTTTCACGATAGAGATAGGAGAGGCAAACGTTGTAATGGAAGGATCGGATATCACCCTGATTAGCTGGGGAGCGGCGATGGCCGAGACGAAAAAAGCCGTGCAAATGCTTGAGGAGAATGGTTACTCCATAGAATTAATCGATCTTCGAACGATCGTCCCGCTCGATGAAGAGACGATTATTGATTCGGTGATGAAAACAAGTCGGTGTGTCGTTGTTCATGAAGCTGTTAAATCTGCAGGAGTAGGAGCGGAAATATCGGCAATTATTAATGAAAAAGCATTGTTTTATATATCTGCGCCGGTGCTTCGTGTGACTGGTTACGATAGCCCGTACCCGGTGGCGACGGTCGAAAATGAGTGGATTCCATCTATGGATAGAATTGTACGGGAAGTCAAACATGTCTGGGAATTGTCACTAGATTGA
- the pdhA gene encoding pyruvate dehydrogenase (acetyl-transferring) E1 component subunit alpha, which yields MNWIEPNIIDVNPLQQLNEQGILTGETSISDEEKLEIYKWMVKARRFDELAVKFQRQGRIGTYAPLIGQEAAQVGSAFALEKKDWIFPSYREAGACFVRGTKPSSFFKYAMGHLHGGILKEERIFPVQIIIGAQTLHAAGSAWADQYKTNGAVSVAYVGDGATSQGDFHEALNFASVFQLPVIYFVQNNQWAISVPYHKQTNSQSIAQKALAYGMTGVQVDGNDAVAVYETMKQARSLAREGKPVLIEALTHRMGPHTTSDDPSKYRSREADEAWDKKDPIFRYRKWLEGLQLWSEEEEQDLNASIEEELKQAFNEAAETTTASLGEALGHVYEKPTNRLKEQILEWEGSGESK from the coding sequence ATGAATTGGATTGAGCCGAACATCATTGATGTAAACCCATTACAACAACTTAATGAGCAAGGTATATTAACAGGGGAAACCAGTATTTCTGATGAAGAAAAGCTAGAGATTTACAAATGGATGGTGAAAGCCAGACGTTTTGATGAATTAGCGGTTAAATTTCAGCGTCAAGGAAGAATTGGCACCTATGCACCGCTTATCGGCCAGGAAGCGGCTCAGGTAGGCAGCGCGTTTGCCCTTGAAAAAAAGGATTGGATTTTTCCAAGCTACCGGGAAGCAGGAGCATGCTTTGTACGAGGTACGAAGCCTTCGTCGTTTTTTAAGTACGCGATGGGGCATTTGCATGGCGGCATATTAAAAGAAGAGCGCATATTTCCAGTACAAATCATTATTGGCGCTCAAACCTTGCATGCAGCAGGCAGTGCCTGGGCAGACCAGTACAAAACCAATGGTGCAGTGAGTGTTGCCTATGTTGGTGATGGAGCTACATCTCAAGGAGATTTCCATGAAGCACTGAATTTTGCCAGCGTGTTTCAGTTGCCTGTCATTTATTTTGTGCAAAATAATCAATGGGCAATCAGCGTTCCGTACCATAAACAAACCAATAGCCAATCGATTGCCCAAAAAGCTCTTGCCTACGGGATGACAGGTGTTCAAGTCGATGGAAATGATGCGGTTGCCGTCTACGAAACAATGAAACAAGCAAGATCGCTTGCAAGAGAAGGGAAACCTGTATTGATAGAAGCACTAACTCATCGTATGGGACCTCATACAACTTCGGATGATCCGTCCAAGTACAGGTCTAGGGAAGCAGATGAAGCATGGGATAAGAAAGATCCAATCTTTCGTTATCGAAAATGGCTTGAAGGTCTACAGTTATGGTCGGAGGAGGAAGAGCAGGATTTAAATGCTTCGATAGAAGAGGAGTTGAAACAGGCTTTTAATGAAGCTGCAGAGACAACGACTGCTTCACTCGGTGAGGCTCTTGGGCATGTATATGAAAAACCGACGAATCGTTTGAAAGAACAAATACTGGAGTGGGAAGGATCGGGGGAGAGCAAATGA
- a CDS encoding MFS transporter: MPHASKPFEFNERLILIFWGIGVLLITMNTTMFNVVLPTVIVEFQINSSVATWLVSGYSIVFALSAITFSRLSDYIPIRRLITLGLIVLGISSAIGFFANTFLVLLLARLFQAVGAGTLPSLVVVLASKYIPVSRRGKAMTVIASTAVLGFGLGPLVGGLLTEQWGWNYLFLAPFAVLLILPVIRKHLPSEENKTVKFDMLGAFLVGVSAGGLLLFVTGGSYVAIIFSVPAMVLLWKHLHKSDIPFIQPELLHHRSYLLLLLMPFTALFMNFATLFTVPILLDELFQRSPLEIGVIMFPGAMLATFATIVAGRMIDGKGSIMVIRAGLMLLFIAFLLFAFLGNVSPYAVLGILFIAFAGSNILLASANNEVSKILPVQLIGAGMGVVQLSQFVGGAFGAGVAGMLITVQQHLPPEAIFRNLFFVYLGWMVIAYIVFRLYLRLENSDRKHLSDNTSSSAASRK, encoded by the coding sequence ATGCCCCATGCAAGCAAGCCATTCGAATTTAATGAACGGCTCATCCTGATTTTCTGGGGGATCGGGGTGTTGCTCATAACGATGAATACGACGATGTTTAATGTTGTGCTCCCTACCGTTATTGTTGAATTTCAAATCAATTCGTCGGTGGCGACGTGGCTTGTATCCGGTTATTCCATCGTGTTTGCTTTATCTGCCATCACATTCAGCCGGCTATCGGACTACATCCCCATCCGCAGGCTCATCACTCTTGGGCTGATCGTTTTAGGGATATCATCCGCCATCGGATTTTTTGCCAACACATTTCTCGTGTTGCTCCTCGCCCGCCTTTTTCAAGCGGTGGGTGCAGGTACGCTCCCGAGCTTAGTCGTTGTACTTGCATCAAAATATATCCCGGTAAGCAGGCGGGGCAAAGCGATGACGGTCATTGCGTCCACCGCAGTATTAGGATTCGGATTGGGACCGCTCGTTGGCGGACTGCTTACGGAACAATGGGGCTGGAATTACTTGTTTCTCGCCCCTTTTGCCGTACTGCTGATTTTACCCGTCATTCGCAAACATTTGCCATCCGAAGAAAATAAAACCGTGAAGTTTGACATGCTTGGAGCGTTCCTTGTCGGTGTTTCCGCGGGAGGATTATTATTGTTTGTGACGGGCGGAAGCTACGTTGCCATTATTTTTTCGGTTCCTGCGATGGTCCTCTTATGGAAACATCTTCATAAGAGTGATATTCCATTCATCCAGCCTGAGTTGCTCCATCATCGAAGTTACTTGCTGTTACTCCTCATGCCGTTTACAGCTTTATTTATGAACTTTGCAACATTATTTACAGTACCGATTCTGTTGGATGAACTTTTTCAAAGAAGTCCGTTGGAGATTGGGGTCATTATGTTTCCCGGGGCGATGTTGGCAACATTCGCGACCATTGTGGCAGGCAGAATGATAGACGGCAAAGGGTCGATAATGGTCATCCGGGCGGGCTTGATGCTTCTATTCATCGCGTTTCTGCTGTTTGCATTTTTGGGAAACGTCTCTCCGTACGCAGTGCTCGGCATATTATTCATCGCATTTGCCGGCTCGAACATTTTGCTCGCAAGTGCGAATAATGAAGTCTCCAAAATACTGCCGGTACAGCTCATTGGCGCAGGGATGGGCGTCGTGCAATTATCTCAGTTTGTAGGAGGCGCATTCGGAGCCGGCGTCGCCGGAATGCTCATTACTGTTCAGCAGCATCTGCCCCCGGAAGCGATCTTCCGCAATCTATTTTTCGTATATTTAGGCTGGATGGTTATCGCCTATATTGTGTTTCGTCTTTACTTGCGTTTGGAGAATAGCGATCGTAAACATTTGTCTGACAACACCTCATCTAGTGCAGCCTCTCGAAAATAA
- a CDS encoding MFS transporter, producing MTEQSVKEKPIDQNNPKIEQPARKEMWGYASSAFGIFAIWTLINTFLTYYYTDVVGLTAGAVGTLLLVARLFDGITDLGMGVFIDRTRSKYGSARPWLLWVAVPFGLITVLLFSVPDIGMTGMLVYAYISYLGFILLYTAVSISYKSLQGFMTASPKSRSVTNTYSGILNFSGALVVTVLSQPLAGVIGWTTTAALYGLIAIVAIFITFRSVKERVGPQSLKADEKVPFVLGFKSLLKNKYWVIMTLFSMVLYALVGMSQGSTIYHAQVILENVDVFPIIGLATTIPMILGLFFMVPVVVRIGKRNTALIGLFVLIIGQVIRFIDPADLTIFLIGTVIVGFGIMAPQAYVYGMINDTIEYGEYKTGIRSAGLINSGVSFGMKVGSGIGLALIGWLLSFGGYVGGQVEQTPLATEMILAINIYIPIVISVILIILLLFYKLDKEHPTIVAELQKRKS from the coding sequence ATGACAGAACAAAGCGTTAAAGAAAAACCAATCGATCAAAACAATCCAAAAATAGAACAACCGGCAAGGAAAGAGATGTGGGGATATGCATCATCTGCCTTCGGCATTTTTGCAATCTGGACGTTAATTAATACGTTTCTTACCTATTATTACACGGACGTTGTCGGGCTAACAGCCGGAGCGGTAGGGACATTGTTGTTGGTCGCCCGCCTTTTTGACGGAATTACGGACTTAGGCATGGGGGTGTTTATTGATCGAACGAGATCAAAATATGGATCCGCTCGTCCATGGTTATTATGGGTGGCCGTGCCTTTTGGGCTTATAACCGTATTATTGTTTTCAGTCCCCGATATTGGCATGACAGGGATGCTCGTTTATGCCTATATCTCCTATTTGGGGTTTATTTTGCTTTACACCGCTGTGTCTATTTCTTATAAATCTCTGCAAGGGTTTATGACAGCATCCCCTAAAAGTCGTTCCGTAACAAATACGTATTCCGGGATTTTAAATTTTTCGGGCGCGCTTGTCGTCACGGTCCTCTCCCAACCATTAGCAGGGGTCATTGGATGGACAACAACTGCTGCATTATACGGATTGATCGCGATTGTTGCGATATTCATTACGTTTAGATCCGTAAAGGAACGAGTGGGGCCGCAGTCATTAAAAGCAGATGAAAAAGTACCGTTCGTTTTGGGATTTAAATCATTATTAAAAAATAAATATTGGGTTATTATGACGCTTTTCAGCATGGTTTTGTACGCGCTCGTAGGAATGAGCCAAGGATCGACCATTTATCACGCTCAAGTCATATTAGAAAACGTTGATGTATTCCCTATTATAGGACTTGCTACGACGATCCCCATGATTCTAGGTTTATTTTTTATGGTCCCTGTCGTTGTTAGAATCGGGAAACGTAATACAGCGCTTATAGGTTTATTTGTACTCATCATCGGCCAAGTAATCAGATTCATTGATCCGGCTGATTTGACGATATTCTTAATTGGCACAGTTATCGTTGGTTTCGGGATCATGGCACCACAAGCGTATGTTTACGGCATGATTAACGATACGATTGAATATGGAGAATATAAAACAGGGATACGATCAGCGGGTTTAATAAACAGTGGCGTGAGTTTTGGGATGAAAGTCGGTTCGGGGATCGGACTTGCACTCATCGGCTGGCTATTAAGTTTTGGCGGCTATGTAGGAGGGCAAGTGGAACAGACGCCATTAGCCACTGAAATGATTTTGGCAATAAATATTTATATTCCCATCGTTATAAGTGTGATCCTCATCATTTTGTTATTATTTTACAAACTCGATAAAGAACATCCCACAATCGTAGCTGAACTGCAAAAGAGAAAATCGTGA
- a CDS encoding long-chain-fatty-acid--CoA ligase produces MSKVWLDHYPDHIKKEIEIPNKSLPQMLKVSIANYGDNVALHFYGEEITYNKLGELTDSFTAALQKAGGQKGDRVAIMLPNCPQFVVSFYGSLQAGAIVTQINPMLVGKELQYILTNAGAETIVIHEPLLPVLDQIIGDTFIKNVIKVNLEGRDTDEDIAIGFNRFLESGGDLQPVRINANDDVAVLQYTGGTTGRSKGAMLTHRNLLANVLQAAEFFGDALEFGTDRFLTVIPLFHVYGMSNGMNLSIYTGGMNILLPQFDRKEALNVITDLRPTVFPGVPTMYINLISQPDLADYSLDSIRACISGSAPMPKEIMRTFEEKTSATVLEGYGLSETSPSTHGNPYFSRRKPGSVGIGLPSTDYKIVDLVNGEKEMAPGESGEIIIKGPQVMKGYWNMPEETAHALRDGWLYTGDIAYMDEDGYLYIVDRKKDLIIASGYNIYPRDGEEILYEHPAVQEAVVVGVPDPYRGETVKGVIVSNAEQQCTEEDLIDYCRENMAAYKVPRIIEFRKELPKTNVGKILRRKVREEAR; encoded by the coding sequence ATGAGCAAAGTGTGGCTAGACCATTATCCGGATCATATAAAAAAAGAGATTGAAATCCCTAATAAATCGCTGCCGCAAATGTTGAAAGTGTCAATTGCTAACTATGGAGATAATGTAGCCTTACATTTTTATGGGGAGGAAATAACATACAATAAACTTGGTGAATTAACCGATTCGTTTACGGCTGCTTTGCAAAAAGCAGGGGGGCAGAAGGGAGATCGAGTCGCGATTATGCTTCCAAACTGTCCTCAATTTGTCGTTAGTTTTTATGGATCATTACAGGCAGGCGCGATTGTGACACAGATCAATCCAATGCTAGTCGGAAAAGAATTGCAATATATTTTAACGAATGCCGGTGCCGAGACAATTGTGATTCACGAGCCATTGTTACCGGTGTTAGATCAAATCATCGGAGACACGTTTATTAAAAATGTCATTAAAGTGAATTTAGAAGGTCGGGATACAGACGAAGATATTGCTATAGGGTTTAATCGTTTCCTGGAATCGGGGGGCGATCTACAGCCAGTTCGGATTAACGCGAATGACGATGTAGCCGTTTTGCAATATACAGGGGGAACAACCGGGCGTTCCAAAGGCGCAATGCTCACGCACCGAAATTTGCTGGCCAATGTCTTGCAAGCGGCTGAATTTTTCGGAGATGCTTTAGAGTTTGGGACTGACAGGTTCCTTACAGTTATTCCTTTATTTCATGTATATGGAATGTCAAATGGCATGAACTTATCCATCTATACCGGTGGAATGAATATTTTGTTGCCTCAATTCGATCGAAAGGAAGCATTAAACGTCATCACAGATTTACGGCCAACGGTTTTTCCGGGCGTACCGACGATGTATATCAACTTAATAAGCCAACCGGATTTAGCCGATTACTCGCTTGATAGCATTCGAGCGTGCATAAGCGGGAGTGCTCCGATGCCGAAAGAGATCATGCGCACGTTTGAGGAAAAAACAAGCGCTACAGTATTGGAAGGGTATGGCCTTTCGGAAACGTCACCTTCCACGCACGGGAATCCGTACTTTTCGCGCAGAAAACCCGGAAGTGTCGGGATAGGGTTGCCTTCAACCGATTATAAAATCGTTGACTTGGTTAATGGTGAAAAAGAGATGGCGCCCGGCGAATCCGGTGAGATCATTATTAAGGGTCCTCAGGTCATGAAAGGTTACTGGAACATGCCGGAAGAAACAGCCCACGCACTAAGGGATGGTTGGTTGTACACGGGTGATATCGCTTATATGGACGAGGACGGTTATTTATATATTGTTGATCGTAAAAAAGACTTGATTATTGCAAGCGGTTACAATATATATCCGCGTGATGGTGAAGAAATCCTCTATGAACATCCTGCTGTACAAGAAGCCGTCGTTGTTGGCGTTCCGGATCCATATCGAGGCGAAACGGTAAAGGGGGTTATCGTATCAAACGCTGAACAGCAATGTACCGAAGAAGATTTAATCGATTATTGCCGTGAAAATATGGCGGCTTATAAAGTCCCGCGTATCATTGAATTTAGAAAAGAGTTACCCAAGACAAATGTCGGAAAAATATTACGCCGGAAAGTTAGGGAAGAGGCACGGTAA